The Anaerolineae bacterium genome contains the following window.
GGCCCGCTACAGCAGGGGGGAATATGGGGGACGAACCGGCAGTGCGGCGGTTGATCGTGGCCATAGATCGGATAGTGTGCAAAGGCTGCACGCGCTGCCTGGGTGTGCGCGCCTGCCCGACCGGCGCGCTGGAGAATACCGGTCGCGGCCAGCCGCCGCGCTTTCACGCCGAACGATGCCAGGGATGCCTGGAATGCGTAGCCGCCTGCCCGATCGGCGGGCTGCGGCCGGTTGAAGCCTAAGCGTTGTTGAACGTGGCCTGGGCCAGCATCGCGGCCCCCAGTACGCCCGCGTAATCGCCCAGCGTCGCCACCTCAATGCGCACTTTTTCGATATCCAGCCGGTTGATGAAATGCTGCTGGGCGGTCGCCCGGATGGTGGGCATCAGCCATTCCTCGCAGGCTTCGATCAGCCCGCCGCCGAAGATGATCACCTCCGGATCGATCAGGTTGGCGATTGACCCGGCCAGCAGACCCAGATAGTGAGCCGTCCGGAACAGCACTTCCAGCACCAGCAGATCGTTGGCCGCTGCCGCCTTGGCCAGCGCCCCGCTGCGGATGCGCCCTTCAGCGTCCATCAGATCGGTCAGGACGGTACGCCGGCCAAAGCGCATGGCCGCCCGCAGGTCGCGCTCCAGGGCCGTACGGCTGGCCAGCGCCTCGGCGCACCCGCGCCGCCCGCAACCGCAGACCGGCCCGTCAGCCAGCAGGGTGATATGGCCGATCTCGGCGGCGGAGCCACGCGCGCCGGTGTGCAGCTTGCCATCCAGGATCAATGCGCCGCCGATGCCCGTGCCGGGGAAGATTCCGGCCACGCTGCGGCAGCCCGCCCCGGCCCCCAGCGCGTATTCGCCAAAGGTGGCTACGTCAACGTCATTGCCTACCACCACTGGCAGGCCCAACGCCTCCGAGAGCTTGTGCCCCAGCGGGACTTCGTCCCAGTGCGGCAGGTTGGGGGCAAAGCGCACCACGCCCGTCGCCGCCTCTACCACGCCCGGCGCGCCGATGCCCAGACCGGCGGCGTCGCCGGGATCGATCTCAGCAGCCCTGGCCGCCTGCTGGACGGTCTCAGCCACGCGGGCGATGACCACTTCCGGCCCTTCGCGGTCAGGCGTGGGGGACTTGGCCTCGCTGAGGATTTTGCCTTTACGGGAGATCACAGCGGCCAGGATTTTGGTGCCGCCCAGGTCAACACCGATGTAAGGCGCTTTGCCCTTCTTGCTCATAGGGGTCTCCTCGTTCACAACGGCTTGCGGGCCGGGACACCCGGCCGACGGGGATATTTGGCCGGGCTGGCGGCAACTTTGTCGATCACGACCAGATAATGGGTTTCGGCGACTTCCGGCAGTTCAACCGGGATCAGGCGCTGCAACTCGCCGCCCAGCAGGCGCAGGGCCGCCTGTGCCGCGCTGGCTTCCTGAGCGGCGCTTTCCCCCTTGAGCGCGACCATCCGCCCGCCGATCCGCAACAGAGGCAGCAGATATTCCACCAGCACGGGCAGACGGGCCACCGCGCGAGCCAGGGCCACATCATACTGCTCGCGGTGCTCTGGCTGCTGGCCGATCTCTTCCGCCCGGCCATAAACCAGGCTGACATCGCGGATGGCCAGCCGTTCGAGCACATGCTGAAGGTATTCGATCTTCTTGCCGGTGGCCTCCACCAGGGTCAGGGCGATCTGCGGCTGGACGATGCGCAGCGGCAAACCAGGGAAGCCCGCCCCCGTCCCAACATCGATGACCCGGCAACCGGGTCGCAACTTGACCGCCCGAAGCACAGAGAGGGAATCAAGGAAATGGCGGATCTCAATCGCCTCCGGTTCGGTGATGGCCGTCAGGTTGACCCGCTCATTCCAGGCCACCAGCTCCCCGGCCATGATCCGGAAGGCCCTTTGTTGCTCCGCCGTCAGTTCCAGGCCGAACAGCGTCCGGGCATGGGCTGGCAGCCGGCTCAGGTGTATCTCTCGCGTGTGTCCATCCACGGTAGTTGGTCCCCGGCCCCACCGCCGTGCACTGTTTCCGGCCCTCTGCGGAAGAATCGCCCTTGCTTTTCTGTCCAAATTCAGCTACTGTAGCTTGGTTGAATGATGATATGGGTAACGCCCCGCTCACCCCACCGGCATCCGGAAAACCCAGTGGTTTTGCAGGGTGCCATCTGGCAGACTAATGGCAGTGTGCGCCATCGGCTCAAAGCCATCGAAGAGCACCGCGCCGATGAGCTGCACGGCGTCATCCTCCGGCGTAAACGGAAGCTGGTAAGCAGCTGCATCCTCCCCCGTCTGGCCGAGCGGGCGGTAGAGATTGGCCTTGACGAGAACACCATTCCGTTCGACAATCTCAAGAATTTCCCAGCGTGTCATGGCCCGGCCCTCTGTAAATGAGCGCACCAGCCCGTCGCGCCTTTAAGTATGCCATGCCGGGGCCTGATTGCAAATCACGCCGGGCGGACCGCTGCCGCGTGAGCGCCAAGAAACAAGATTACTTTGCCGCCTTTGTTTATGAGAACCGCAATGCTTTTTAGCTATTCTGGAGATCGTAATGAGCACCAAACTACGGATCATCCCCCTGGGAGGCCTGGGGGAGATCGGCAAAAACATGATGGCTATCGAATATGGAACCGACGCCATCATCATTGACGCGGGCCTGATGTTCCCCCAGAACGACATGCTGGGGATCGACTACATCATCCCCGACTTTCAGTACCTGACCGAACGGACCGACCTGAACATCCTGGCCATCCTGATCACGCACGGCCACGAAGACCACACCGGCGCGATCACCCACGTGCTGGAGGCTTTCCCCAGCACGCCGGTCTACGCCACCCGTCTGACTGCTGGCCTGCTGGAGGTCAAACTCAAGCAAAACCGCAACCTGAGCCATGTCCGACCGCAGGTCTTCCGGGCAGGCGACCAGTTCACTATTGGCCCGTTCAAGGTGGATACCTTCCACCAGACGCACAGCATCCCCGATTGCGTCGGCTTTGCCATCACGACGCCGGTCGGCCTGCTGATCCACACTGGCGACTTCAAGTTTGACCACACGCCCACCGATGGCTGGGCGCCCGACTTTGGCCGTATCGCAGAATTTTCCCGGCGCGGTGTGCTGGCCCTGATGAGCGACAGCACCAACGCCGACCGCCATGGCTGGACGCCTTCCGAGAGCACGCTGGACGATGGTTTTGAGCGCGTCTTCCGGGGGGCGCAGGGGCGCATCCTGGTGGCAACCTTCGCCTCTCACATCAGCCGCATCCAGCAGGTGGCCCGTGTGGCCATGCGTCATGGGCGCAAGATCGCCGTGACCGGCTACAGCATGATCGAGAACATCAAGATGGCCACCAACCTGGGCTATGTGGACCTGCCGCCGGAGCTATTCGTACCGCTGGATCAGATCAAGCGCATGCCAGCCAACCAGGTCCTCATCCTGTCCACCGGCACGCAGGGCGAGCCGTCGGCGGTGCTCAGCCGCCTGGCCCAGGGCCGCCACCGCCAGCTTGACATCGAGCCGGGCGATACGGTGATCATGTCCGCCCATGTCATCCCCGGCAATGAGGAGATGGTCAGCCGCACGATCAACAAGCTGATCCAGCGCGGTGCCCATGTCTTCTACCACCCGGTGGAACAGGTACATGTTTCCGGCCACGCCAGCCGGGAAGAACTCAAACTGATGATCAACATGGTGCGCCCAGAGCATTTCATCCCTGTTCATGGAGAGCTGCGCCACCTGACCCAGCACGGCCTGCTGGCTGAGTCGCTGGGCATCCCCCGCGAGAAGATCGCTGTGGT
Protein-coding sequences here:
- a CDS encoding ribonuclease J — its product is MSTKLRIIPLGGLGEIGKNMMAIEYGTDAIIIDAGLMFPQNDMLGIDYIIPDFQYLTERTDLNILAILITHGHEDHTGAITHVLEAFPSTPVYATRLTAGLLEVKLKQNRNLSHVRPQVFRAGDQFTIGPFKVDTFHQTHSIPDCVGFAITTPVGLLIHTGDFKFDHTPTDGWAPDFGRIAEFSRRGVLALMSDSTNADRHGWTPSESTLDDGFERVFRGAQGRILVATFASHISRIQQVARVAMRHGRKIAVTGYSMIENIKMATNLGYVDLPPELFVPLDQIKRMPANQVLILSTGTQGEPSAVLSRLAQGRHRQLDIEPGDTVIMSAHVIPGNEEMVSRTINKLIQRGAHVFYHPVEQVHVSGHASREELKLMINMVRPEHFIPVHGELRHLTQHGLLAESLGIPREKIAVVENGMVIEFDHNGQMTIGERVPGRYVFVDGAGVGDIGPAVLRDREILARDGFVLVIITIDSETGELLAEPEIISRGFVYLPDAEELFAEARHRIRQVLQESNGQTSMRKRTERVENALKYIFQQETKRRPMVFVHLNAI
- a CDS encoding 4Fe-4S dicluster domain-containing protein — protein: MGDEPAVRRLIVAIDRIVCKGCTRCLGVRACPTGALENTGRGQPPRFHAERCQGCLECVAACPIGGLRPVEA
- the rsmG gene encoding 16S rRNA (guanine(527)-N(7))-methyltransferase RsmG; this encodes MDGHTREIHLSRLPAHARTLFGLELTAEQQRAFRIMAGELVAWNERVNLTAITEPEAIEIRHFLDSLSVLRAVKLRPGCRVIDVGTGAGFPGLPLRIVQPQIALTLVEATGKKIEYLQHVLERLAIRDVSLVYGRAEEIGQQPEHREQYDVALARAVARLPVLVEYLLPLLRIGGRMVALKGESAAQEASAAQAALRLLGGELQRLIPVELPEVAETHYLVVIDKVAASPAKYPRRPGVPARKPL
- a CDS encoding ROK family protein; the encoded protein is MSKKGKAPYIGVDLGGTKILAAVISRKGKILSEAKSPTPDREGPEVVIARVAETVQQAARAAEIDPGDAAGLGIGAPGVVEAATGVVRFAPNLPHWDEVPLGHKLSEALGLPVVVGNDVDVATFGEYALGAGAGCRSVAGIFPGTGIGGALILDGKLHTGARGSAAEIGHITLLADGPVCGCGRRGCAEALASRTALERDLRAAMRFGRRTVLTDLMDAEGRIRSGALAKAAAANDLLVLEVLFRTAHYLGLLAGSIANLIDPEVIIFGGGLIEACEEWLMPTIRATAQQHFINRLDIEKVRIEVATLGDYAGVLGAAMLAQATFNNA